The following are from one region of the Flavimobilis soli genome:
- the rpoB gene encoding DNA-directed RNA polymerase subunit beta, translating to MAASRIPNAPSADAIANRTASRRLSFAKIFEPLEVPDLLGLQTESFDWLLGNEKWQARVAAAVEAGRRDVPDTSGLEEIFAEISPIEDFGSTMSLSFSNHRFEPPKYTAEECKEKDFTYAAPLFVTAEFVNYNTGEIKSQTVFMGDFPLMTERGTFIINGTERVVVSQLVRSPGVYFERIADKTSDKDIFSAKIIPSRGAWLEFEIDKRDAVGVRVDRKRKQSVTVLLKALGLTESEIREEFKDFPAVLDTLEKDNVQTQDEALVDLYRKIRPGEPPTVEAGRNLLDNFYFNAKRYDLAKVGRYKLNKKLGRDADLHDSVLAVGDIVATIKYLAALHADVPTIPGVKNGEAVEVRAETDDIDHFGNRRIRAVGELIQNQVRTGLSRMERVVRERMTTQDVEAITPQTLINIRPVVASIKEFFGTSQLSQFMDQNNPLAGLTHKRRLSALGPGGLSRDRAGMEVRDVHPSHYGRMCPIETPEGPNIGLIGSLASFGRINPFGFIETPYRRVENGRVSDEVVYLTADDEDRHIIAQANQALNPDGSFVDERVLVRTKGGEVEIVPGTSVDYMDVSPRQMVSVATALIPFLEHDDANRALMGANMQRQAVPLVRSEAPLVGTGMEWRAAVDAGDVVVATKPGVVREVSADLVVVANDDATTTSYRIAKFRRSNQGTSYNQRVLVEEGTRVEAGSVLADGPATDGGELALGRNLLVAFMSWEGHNYEDAIILSQRLVQDDVLSSIHIEEHEIDARDTKLGPEEITRDIPNVSEDVLADLDERGIIRIGAEVGAGDVLVGKVTPKGETELTPEERLLRAIFGEKAREVRDTSLKVPHGESGTVIGVKEFRREDGDELPAGVNELVRVYIAQRRKITAGDKLAGRHGNKGVISTILPVEDMPFLADGTPVDIILNPMGVPGRMNVGQVLEVHLGWIAAQGYDVKLAEGDLEWLKSLPEVAHQSEPGRPLATPVFDGLEEDALTGLMGATIPNRDGDRMVGTDGKARLFDGRSGEPFPEPVSVGYMYILKLHHLVDDKIHARSTGPYSMITQQPLGGKAQFGGQRFGEMEVWALEAYGAAYTLQELLTIKSDDVPGRVKVYEAIVKGENIPDSGIPESFKVLLKEMQSLCLNVEVLSSDGVSIEMRESDDEVYRAAEELGIDLSRRPNAASSIDEI from the coding sequence TTGGCTGCCTCGCGCATCCCTAATGCTCCGTCCGCCGATGCGATCGCCAACCGCACGGCATCCAGGCGACTGTCGTTCGCCAAGATCTTCGAGCCCCTCGAGGTTCCTGACCTCCTCGGGCTGCAGACCGAGAGCTTCGACTGGCTCCTCGGCAACGAGAAGTGGCAGGCGCGCGTCGCCGCCGCTGTCGAGGCTGGTCGCCGCGACGTCCCCGACACCTCCGGTCTGGAGGAGATCTTCGCCGAGATCTCCCCGATCGAGGACTTCGGGTCCACGATGTCCCTCTCCTTCTCCAACCACCGCTTCGAGCCGCCGAAGTACACGGCCGAGGAGTGCAAGGAGAAGGACTTCACGTACGCCGCGCCACTGTTCGTCACGGCCGAGTTCGTGAACTACAACACCGGTGAGATCAAGAGCCAGACCGTCTTCATGGGCGACTTCCCGCTCATGACGGAGCGCGGCACGTTCATCATCAACGGCACCGAGCGCGTCGTCGTCTCGCAGCTCGTCCGCTCGCCGGGCGTCTACTTCGAGCGCATCGCCGACAAGACGAGCGACAAGGACATCTTCTCCGCGAAGATCATCCCGTCGCGCGGTGCGTGGCTCGAGTTCGAGATCGACAAGCGCGACGCCGTCGGCGTCCGCGTCGACCGTAAGCGCAAGCAGTCCGTCACCGTCCTGCTCAAGGCCCTCGGCCTGACCGAGTCGGAGATCCGCGAGGAGTTCAAGGACTTCCCGGCCGTCCTCGACACCCTCGAGAAGGACAACGTCCAGACGCAGGACGAGGCCCTCGTCGACCTCTACCGCAAGATCCGCCCGGGCGAGCCGCCGACCGTCGAGGCCGGCCGCAACCTGCTCGACAACTTCTACTTCAACGCGAAGCGCTACGACCTCGCGAAGGTCGGCCGCTACAAGCTGAACAAGAAGCTCGGCCGCGACGCCGACCTGCACGACTCGGTCCTCGCCGTCGGCGACATCGTCGCGACGATCAAGTACCTCGCCGCGCTGCACGCCGACGTCCCCACGATCCCCGGCGTCAAGAACGGCGAGGCCGTCGAGGTGCGCGCCGAGACGGACGACATCGACCACTTCGGCAACCGTCGCATCCGCGCCGTCGGCGAGCTCATCCAGAACCAGGTCCGCACGGGCCTGTCCCGGATGGAGCGCGTCGTGCGCGAGCGCATGACGACGCAGGACGTCGAGGCGATCACCCCGCAGACCCTGATCAACATCCGCCCCGTCGTGGCGTCGATCAAGGAGTTCTTCGGGACGTCGCAGCTCTCGCAGTTCATGGACCAGAACAACCCGCTCGCGGGCCTGACGCACAAGCGTCGCCTCTCCGCGCTCGGCCCGGGCGGTCTCTCCCGCGACCGCGCCGGCATGGAGGTCCGTGACGTCCACCCGTCGCACTACGGCCGCATGTGCCCGATCGAGACCCCTGAAGGCCCGAACATCGGCCTCATCGGCTCGCTCGCGTCCTTCGGTCGCATCAACCCGTTCGGCTTCATCGAGACGCCGTACCGCCGGGTCGAGAACGGCCGTGTGTCGGACGAGGTCGTGTACCTCACCGCCGACGACGAGGACCGCCACATCATCGCCCAGGCGAACCAGGCGCTGAACCCCGACGGCTCCTTCGTCGACGAGCGCGTGCTCGTCCGCACGAAGGGCGGCGAGGTCGAGATCGTGCCCGGCACGAGCGTCGACTACATGGACGTCTCCCCGCGCCAGATGGTGTCGGTCGCGACCGCGCTCATCCCGTTCCTCGAGCACGACGACGCGAACCGCGCGCTCATGGGCGCGAACATGCAGCGTCAGGCCGTGCCGCTCGTCCGCTCCGAGGCTCCGCTCGTCGGTACCGGCATGGAGTGGCGTGCCGCGGTCGACGCCGGTGACGTCGTCGTCGCGACCAAGCCCGGTGTGGTCCGCGAGGTCTCCGCAGACCTCGTCGTCGTCGCCAACGACGACGCGACCACGACGAGCTACCGCATCGCGAAGTTCCGACGCTCGAACCAGGGCACGTCCTACAACCAGCGCGTGCTGGTCGAGGAGGGCACCCGTGTCGAGGCCGGCTCGGTCCTCGCCGACGGTCCTGCGACCGACGGCGGCGAGCTCGCTCTCGGCCGCAACCTCCTCGTCGCGTTCATGTCGTGGGAGGGCCACAACTACGAGGACGCGATCATCCTGTCGCAGCGCCTCGTCCAGGACGACGTCCTCTCCTCGATCCACATCGAGGAGCACGAGATCGACGCTCGTGACACGAAGCTCGGCCCTGAGGAGATCACCCGGGACATCCCGAACGTCTCCGAGGACGTCCTCGCTGACCTCGACGAGCGCGGCATCATCCGCATCGGTGCCGAGGTCGGCGCCGGCGACGTGCTCGTCGGCAAGGTCACGCCCAAGGGTGAGACCGAGCTGACCCCGGAGGAGCGCCTGCTCCGTGCGATCTTCGGCGAGAAGGCGCGCGAGGTGCGTGACACGTCCCTCAAGGTGCCCCACGGCGAGTCCGGCACGGTCATCGGCGTCAAGGAGTTCCGTCGCGAGGACGGCGACGAGCTGCCCGCCGGCGTCAACGAGCTCGTGCGCGTGTACATCGCCCAGCGCCGCAAGATCACCGCAGGTGACAAGCTCGCCGGCCGCCACGGCAACAAGGGCGTCATCTCGACGATCCTGCCGGTCGAGGACATGCCGTTCCTCGCCGACGGCACGCCGGTCGACATCATCCTCAACCCGATGGGTGTCCCCGGTCGTATGAACGTCGGCCAGGTGCTCGAGGTCCACCTCGGGTGGATCGCCGCGCAGGGCTACGACGTCAAGCTCGCCGAGGGTGACCTCGAGTGGCTCAAGTCGCTGCCCGAGGTCGCTCACCAGTCGGAGCCGGGCCGCCCGCTCGCGACGCCGGTCTTCGACGGTCTCGAGGAGGACGCGCTCACGGGTCTCATGGGCGCGACCATCCCGAACCGCGACGGCGACCGCATGGTCGGCACCGACGGCAAGGCGCGTCTCTTCGACGGCCGCTCCGGCGAGCCATTCCCGGAGCCCGTCTCGGTCGGCTACATGTACATCCTGAAGCTGCACCACCTCGTGGACGACAAGATCCACGCGCGCTCGACCGGACCGTACTCGATGATCACGCAGCAGCCGCTGGGTGGTAAGGCACAGTTCGGTGGCCAGCGCTTCGGTGAGATGGAGGTGTGGGCCCTCGAGGCCTACGGCGCCGCTTACACGCTCCAGGAGCTGCTCACGATCAAGTCCGACGACGTCCCCGGCCGTGTCAAGGTCTACGAGGCGATCGTCAAGGGCGAGAACATCCCCGACTCGGGCATCCCTGAGTCGTTCAAGGTGCTTCTCAAGGAGATGCAGTCGCTCTGCCTGAACGTCGAGGTGCTGTCGAGCGACGGCGTCTCGATCGAGATGCGCGAGTCCGACGACGAGGTGTACCGCGCTGCGGAGGAGCTGGGCATCGACCTGTCCCGCCGTCCGAACGCTGCCTCCAGCATCGACGAGATCTGA